One genomic window of Procambarus clarkii isolate CNS0578487 chromosome 43, FALCON_Pclarkii_2.0, whole genome shotgun sequence includes the following:
- the LOC138350050 gene encoding serine-rich adhesin for platelets-like, whose translation MTQDERLSDIEVTAEEVVKQLTTLEETKAVGPDRVSPWILKETVQASVPQARILNEFPSYWKRCFTDALYTSRSAALYTSRSPALYTSWSPALYTSRSPALYTSRSAALYTSRSPALYTSRSAALYTSRSPALYTSRSAALYTSRSPALYTSRSAALYTSRSPALYTSRSAALYTSRSAALYTSRSAALYTSRAPALYTSRSAALYTSRSAALYTSRSAALYTSRSAALYTSRAPALYTSRSAALYTSRSAALYTSRSAALYTSRSAALYTSRSAALYTSRSAALYTSRSAALYTSRSAALYTSRAPALYTSRSAALYTSRSAALYTSRSAALYTSRSAALYTSRAPALYTSRAPALYTSRSAALYTSRSAALYTSRAPALYTSRAPALYTSRSAALYTSRAPALYTSRSAALYTSRSPAL comes from the exons atgacccaagatgaaagactatcagatatagaagtgacagcagaggaggtagtgaaacagttgacaaccctGGAagaaactaaagcagttggaccagacagggTATCACCCTGGATACTAAAAGAGACAGTGCAGGCAAGCGTGCCTCAGGCAAGGATCCTTAATGAGTTTCCCAGTTACTGGAAGAGG TGTTTCACAGACGCCCTCTACACCAGCCGGTCGGCTGCCCTCTACACCAGCCGGTCGCCTGCCCTCTACACCAGCTGGTCGCCTGCCCTCTACACCAGCCGGTCGCCTGCCCTCTACACCAGCCGGTCGGCTGCCCTCTACACCAGCCGGTCGCCTGCCCTCTACACCAGCCGGTCGGCTGCCCTCTACACCAGCCGGTCGCCTGCCCTCTACACCAGCCGGTCGGCTGCCCTCTACACCAGCCGGTCGCCTGCCCTCTACACCAGCCGGTCGGCTGCCCTCTACACCAGCCGGTCGCCTGCCCTCTACACCAGCCGGTCGGCTGCCCTCTACACCAGCCGGTCGGCTGCCCTCTACACCAGCCGATCGGCTGCCCTCTACACCAGCCGGGCGCCTGCCCTCTACACCAGCCGGTCGGCTGCCCTCTACACCAGCCGGTCGGCTGCCCTCTACACCAGCCGGTCGGCTGCCCTCTACACCAGCCGGTCGGCTGCCCTCTACACCAGCCGGGCGCCTGCCCTCTACACCAGCCGGTCGGCTGCCCTCTACACCAGCCGGTCGGCTGCCCTCTACACCAGCCGGTCGGCTGCCCTCTACACTAGCCGGTCGGCTGCCCTCTACACCAGCCGGTCGGCTGCCCTCTACACCAGCCGGTCGGCTGCCCTCTACACCAGCCGGTCGGCTGCCCTCTACACCAGCCGGTCGGCTGCCCTCTACACCAGCCGGGCGCCTGCCCTCTACACCAGCCGGTCGGCTGCCCTCTACACCAGCCGGTCGGCTGCCCTCTACACCAGCCGGTCGGCTGCCCTCTACACCAGCCGGTCGGCTGCCCTCTACACCAGCCGGGCGCCTGCCCTCTACACCAGCCGGGCGCCTGCCCTCTACACCAGCCGGTCGGCTGCCCTCTACACCAGCCGGTCGGCTGCCCTCTACACCAGCCGGGCGCCTGCCCTCTACACCAGCCGGGCGCCTGCCCTCTACACCAGCCGGTCGGCTGCCCTCTACACCAGCCGGGCGCCTGCCCTCTACACCAGCCGGTCGGCTGCCCTCTACACCAGCCGGTCGCCTGCCCTCTAA